In the genome of Candoia aspera isolate rCanAsp1 chromosome 12, rCanAsp1.hap2, whole genome shotgun sequence, the window TCTCCGAGGTGGAGGATCTGGTGAGCAGCCAGCCATGCTTCAAGCTGGCGCTCAGCATCAAGGACTACGTGGCCATGGTGAGCCTGTGAAAGGGAGGAGCCAGGATGCTTCGGGATGCTTCCAGCACTTGACTATTCTTTTGTTTCTGCGAGCCCAAAGTCTTGAGCCCAGTCAGGAGGGCGGGTTGTGGGGCTGCTGAGGGGCTGGAGGGGTAGAAGAACAGCCTGCTGAAGCAGGGGGGCAGGGGACAGGCCAGTCCTCTCCGGAACATGCCCAGGCAATCGTTCGCGCTCGGTCTGGGCATCACGCCCCACCCTGTCCTGtccatctcttccccccaccagCTTGGATCCATAGCTTTGCTCAGTCCAAATTCACCTCCATAAATAAACAGGGCAGTGAATAAGTGGGggcagatgggcagtggcaaaatttaataaataaataaatagtaaagatGGCTTCTGCTTGTCCTCCTCTTTCTGCTTGGAGgctggatggggggggggctcaggATGACCCCAGCTGGTGGGACCACTGGACCCTCGACTCAAGTCCCCTCATCTCACTCCCCTTCCAGGTCACTGATAATGCCATCCGAAGGAGCACACCAAAGGGTGAGTCTGGAAACGGGGAGCAAAACCACTGCACTGGACTTCGAAGGGGAAGGAAAACATGTCAGGGTGCAAAATAATGGGCAGGTTGTTTGGAGAGGGGACCCTGCAAGGGAGCAGTGAAATCGCAACTCCCGAGGCAGGCAAGCAGGCCCTTCTCTCCCACTCCCTCTCTCATTCTGCTGCCCGGGGCCCTTTCCTTTGCAGCAAGTGTCTCCGAAAAGCAGAGAAGCTCCAGCCAGCCACTGGATAGCAGGCAGCTGGGCAGCCGGCCCTTGGCACATCTCACTCTCAGGAGGCCAAGCCCTTCCCAGCCGGGTGAGCCTGCAGGGGAGCTGGCCCTTTCCATGGCTTGGGTGCCATACCTGGGGGGTCATGAGTGCTGCAGGGCTGTGTGGGTTCAGCTGGGCTGCACAAgatcccagcagcagccactcacCAAATGCACCTTCCCAGTTGTTCCTTATTGGTGCTCCTGGACCCTTCCTTTGTCTGCCTCTCCGCAGCCCCAGCCTGGCAGAAGAAGAGATGGCAGGTTCCTTAATCCTGGGGTGTGTGACTGCAGCAGGGCCTTTGCTCAGCCcaagagggatggagggagggttGCATGTAAGCTTATTTCCTGGAAAGGCCACGAGGAGGCTGATGGATCTTCCTTGGCTCTTTGCCTTTGATTGTGGGAATACAGCCCCTCCCGGGAGCCCCCCAGTCATACATCCTGTGCATCCTCTCCACCCTCCCATTATGACTTTCTGGCGCTTCCCCTCCAGGAGGGCCAGGACCGGTGTTCCGGGACCCGCAGCAGTCTTGCCAGCACCCCATCCTCCACTGGGCCAGTAGGACCATGCACGCACACCTCCAGAACCTCACCTACCAGGACGGGCAGctgagggtgagccaggcgggcAAGTACTATGTCTACGCCCAGATCTACTTCCGCTACCCCACAGAGGGTACCAATGCCCGCTCCCTGGGCCACCAGCTGGTGCAGTGCATTAATCTCCAGAGCATTTACGGGCAGACCATCCTTCTGCTGAAGAGCGTGGGCACCAAGTGCTGGGCACAGGATGCGGCCTACGGGCTCCATACCCTTTACCAGGGAGGCCTCTTTGACCTCAAAGCGGGTGACAAGCTCTTTGTGTCCGTCTCATCACTGGACGTCAACTACAACGATGAGGCCGGCAGCTATTTCGGTGCCTTCCGACTAGATGTGTGACGACGGGGGACTGTTCCCTGCTGGCACACAGACAGGAAGCCTCAGTTCTGGGGCCTGTCCCCCAGGCGGAACCCCCAGGGGATGCCCATGTCTGTATAGTTGTTCCTTTTCCTGTTACTGGTAGTGACCAAGCTGCCCTGGAAGACAAGGGGCAGGACCAGGGATCAGCAGCCCTCCTGCTGGCAAAGCGAACAAGGCCCTCTTGCCTTTTGCAGACATTGTGAGATTGCTGGAGCCCCATTTGCTGTGAGCCTCCGCTGCGCCTCCTGGGAAGCAGCAGGTGCAGTGCATCCATCTCCGGAGCATTTATGGGAAGATGCCCCATTACAGCCATGTCACCACAGCAGCCAGAAAGGCGAGGAAGCTGAGCCAACCCGTCTCTGTCTGGGCAGGCCAACTGGCAGCTGCCAGGCTTCCAAGCTCTCCTGGATGTGCTCCATCCTCCTGCTGCCGACCCACCTTCTGGTTACCTCTACCTGGCCATCTTCCCtgcccttcccccctcctccagTCATTCCAGCTGAAAAACATGGGGCTCCTCTTTCACGCGCATGTGGAGCAGCCAGCCAGTTCCCAAGACAGACTCCTTGTGTGCACTGAGCTCACTATCCATGTGCCTTACAGGCAGCCCAAGCTACTCCCACTCCAGGAGCAAGGCAGCCATTCACAGCACAAGAGTGTGCAGAATGTAGGTCAGTGTGTCACCAGAGTGAGCAAGCCCCCTGCCACAGAGAAGCAGGCCCACACCTTCCCACAGCCTCTCTTCGATGCCAGTCCTCTTGCTGCAGACACGCTGGGCGTGACCCTGAGCATGCCATTGTGCCTGCAGCCACAAGCCCCTCTGCCCACTTGGCGATGGGGCAGCAGCCCCAACACGCCTCCCAGCCCTTTTGGGGAAGACTGATCTTCAGGCCTCTGCCTTCAAAAAGGTGTGCTCGAGTTGGAAATCTGGCCTTCCTCCTCATGTGCAATTCCAATTTCAGCAGGACTCCCCAGGCCGCATTGCCTGCTACATGCCAGGAGCTGCATTCACCCAACATGGTGAGGGTTAATCTTGGCTATATTTTTGTGGCTCAGCATTTTGCATGACCCCCACTGCTTGGTCAGGGTCCAGTGCACTGCACACACCTTGGCCATGGATTAATTTAGTAGACTGCATTGTGTGAAGGCAATACACCAAACTGCCCCTTCGGAATGCTGAAAGGGTGGGGAAGGGTGACCCCCCCCCCAGTGACCGTCCTGTTGCACCCAGAGGCACAGCCCAGGCAGCATCCTGCATGTCTGGCAGGTGTGAGCCCACATCGGAACTTCGGCACCATTCCTTGGGGCGGGCGGGGGGAGTGCTGCAGCCAAAACTGACCTCCCCAACCCACATTGATTCAAAGAGCAccacttcctccccctcccctccccggggTTAGGCAGGAATGACCCTTAAAGCAGCAGCCACAGTTATATCATCTCTTTACTCCAGAGTGGAATCTCCTTCCCAATGCGGCTCCAAAACAATTCTACGATAAGTCTGTCCTTCCCAAGAGAAGATTAATTTCCACAGATTATATAGTGCAATTGGTTATcttgtagaaaaaaataaaacatgattatCACTTGCTCCACACGGAGAAACCAAAGACAGCTCTGGATTCTCagtaaaaagagaagcaaaacggGGTCCGTCCAGCCAGGCTCCGTGGGGTGGAGTGGAACCTCCCGGCCCCTCCCAGGCTTCAGTTGAACAATATGGAGTCTGGATCCtggtttgccatttgtgctaTGTGCTTTAATACATCCTTTTTGGTAATAATTCCTAGCAGcttcctgaaaaaaacaaacaaacagagaaacaATTGACCTAAGTGGAGAACGGGGAGAGACAGCCTTCTGACCAGCTTCCCCCCTCCAAATTCGGACTCGGCCACAACCGGGACCTTTTAACCCACGGCCTCAGGAGAGGAGCAGCTGTCTCATTCCCAGCGGACGGAGGGAGAGACGACTCGTGCCAGGGCGCTTTTTCCACCCAGCCTAGAGAAACACCCCCTCTGAAGGCTCTCAGTCATCGGAGCCCCTTCCGGGCACCAGGCACCAGGAGAGAGGCTTTAACTGGGGCCTGGGCGAGAATTCAAGGCCTGGTGGAGGGAGAGCCACTCTGAGTCTTCCAAATGTAGCATTTTAAAGAGACACCAATCTGGGTTCCCCTGAATTCCACATCAGCTCTTCCAGCAGTGGGGAGAATTTGCTATCCTACATGTATACTttgtatatatacaatatattttttcattACTGCTAATGAACGGTCTTGTCTCAGTTTCCTGAAGCCTTAAGGCAACTCCAAAGAGAGTCTCAAAACCAGTGAGGGTCCTGGAAGGGCAGGGGCAGCTAAACCAGTTCTACGGCCGGGGGTGTTCTACCCCACTGGGAGAGCTATAGAGTGGGGCCACTTCACCTCCAGCAGTGTAGGGACCAGGAGGGGCCGTGCCCCAAAGCTGTGGGGCTGGCACTGGCCACAGTCGGGCAGACAGGGACTCACTGGTTGTATCATATGTTCTATTTACTCATTGGCCACCCCGATCTATTATGACTCTGGGCGTTCATCAGGCAAAGGCAGGACTTCCACTACAAAGCAACGAATACACCAGAGAAACACGGCTCCCCcaccacactaagccaaaacaagCAAACCAGCAGTGGGTTAGTGTGATGCGACAACAAGCAGGTTTCCTGTCATGCAAGGGACCAAAGCCCAGCAGAGGGCCCTTCCCCTTCTCACCCGTTGTGTGTGACGAGGCACTGGCGTAGCCCAAGTTTTCGGAAAATGTCCACCACGATTTCCATGGGAGTTTGGTCTGTCACAGTGAACGGGCTGAGGTCAAGGATGCTCCGCAGCTTGAGCATGGAGGGGGAGCAGGGGGGTAGCGGGGGGTGGTGGTCCGTGAAATAAATAACCGAGCTGCTGACAATCCCTTCTTGCTTCTTCCGGGCGCTTTctgtggggggaggaagaggatgaGAAGTGGGGGTGCAGCCCATACCAGGCCTCCCTGGGCATCCAGGAGACAGAAACGACCCCGCTTGGGGCATTTCCGGGGCACTTCTCTGCTCACTCACCGATGGAGATGATGAGGTCTCGCCTGAGGACGAAGCCAACAAGGCGCTGCGACTCTCTTGACACCACGACGGGGTAGCCGCTGTAGGTGGTCTCACGGATGATGGCCTCCACGTCCTCCACCCTCATGCTGTCCTGAGTGAGGACGGTCAACGCGGGGTCATTGTGCCGCGGCCGCATGACATCCATGGCCAGAGTCTTGTGGGTGAACTCCTCCTTGGCCTCCAGGAAGGGGTAGCCGTTCAGGCGGATGTGGGCGTCATAGATGCCCTCCCGGCCAATGGCATCGGCCACCCATTTGCTGGTCATGGCAGCCGCCATCAGGGGCACAATGTACTCCAGCCCTCCCGTGAGTTCAAACATGATGACCACCAGGGAAACCGTCATGCGCGTCACTCCTCCTGGAACACCCAAACGGCGTGTGAGGTGAGCAAGACCCTCGCCTGCTCTAAGGCTTGCCCTGGCACGCCATTCCAGCCTCCTGTTTTGTTTCTGAGGGCGGCCTCAGGACCTGCTGCAATAACCCCATTGGCAATCTTCCCAATCGTGAATTCCCAGCTGTATTTCTTTATgaataagttttattaaaagaagagttTACAAGGAtttaagaaacagaagaagaaagaacaagaaaaagagtaaaaaagggtaaaaaaaaaattgaagaataagaaaaaagcaggaaaaaggtatctaaagaagcaacttccgactgtttgcagcagttacaaacatagcaattgCCATCTCCACCCTCCCTTGTTGCCTATCACAGTTccattcttcccataaacaaacctttttaaccAATAAATTGtgaaatcagcagttcatttttatccattttcagcaaaaaagtctataaggggtttccagtaaCCCCCAACTGCGCTTCAGTTACCAAAAACATAGTGGAGAGCCAGGGCGTCCCAGCACTCTTAGCCTGGGAGGTGCCTCAGTGGTCAGACCATTCCCTGGAGCCAGGAGCCGGATCTGGCCAAAACACTTCTAGCTGACCTTTTATTTCTcaaaattaaattgattaaaaCCCAGTCATGGGAAAAGATTGGCACACAGGCTCTTTGGACCTCGGATAGCCCCTACTGGAAGCCCTCTTAACAGGAGCTTTGTTTCTGTCTCAGCAATGGCAAGGAAGGGGGTACAGCTCAGCCAAAGCAGCTCCTAAGCTCATCTTCCCCAGCTTCGGTTCCTGCTGGCTCTGCGGTTGAGCTCGAGGCCAACAACAACCAGTTGGAAAAGCCCCTTCTAAAGCACTCGGGAACACTTAGTTCCAGCGCAGAAGAGCAGCCACATCTGCTATGTTTAAATTAATAGAAAGAAGGCGGGCTTGGGAGTGAGCCGGAAGCCACTTGCTCCCCATTCTCTGCCACTCTGAAGGGTTTGCTTGGGGGGGA includes:
- the LOC134504331 gene encoding tumor necrosis factor ligand superfamily member 10-like, encoding MAPWRGAELAPAAAPAGQQYFRSDSSDSAACMLGTPSGAEGEPPARLEKRRRRRRKRCSPVWLAVAAMGIVALQIASATGLFVYFTMSIAKLRAQAHGNAEELRCLQLLNRLQDVSEVEDLVSSQPCFKLALSIKDYVAMVTDNAIRRSTPKASVSEKQRSSSQPLDSRQLGSRPLAHLTLRRPSPSQPGGPGPVFRDPQQSCQHPILHWASRTMHAHLQNLTYQDGQLRVSQAGKYYVYAQIYFRYPTEGTNARSLGHQLVQCINLQSIYGQTILLLKSVGTKCWAQDAAYGLHTLYQGGLFDLKAGDKLFVSVSSLDVNYNDEAGSYFGAFRLDV